The Gemmobacter aquarius genome contains the following window.
CCAGAACATCAATCAGGCGGTGGAAACGCTTTCTGGTGGCCAACGCCAAGGCGTGGCCGTGGCGCGGGCGGCGGCCTTCGGGTCGAAGGTCGTGATCATGGACGAACCGACCGCGGCGCTGGGCGTCAAGGAAAGCCGCCGCGTGCTGGAACTGATCCAGGACGTCAAGAAACGCGGGCTGCCGATCATCCTGATCAGCCACAACATGCCCCATGTTTTCGAGGTGGCCGACCGCATCCACGTGCACCGTCTGGGCAAGCGGCTCTGCGTGATCGACCCCAAGAAGCACACGATGTCGGACGCGGTGGCCTATATGACGGGCGCTAAGGTGCCCGACGAGGTCATGGCCTGAGTCCTGAGGCCTGAGGGCTTTGGCGGTATTGCAGGGGTGAAGGGGGGCGTCGGCCCCCCTTTGCCGTTGCCCCAGCCCAAGATTTTTCGGACGAAAAATCTTGGGCGGCGAGAAGATTTTTCGGTCGAAAAATCTTCGGGTGATGCGGGCGGGGGCCAAGATTTTTCTGGAAAAATCTTGGCGGGTCAGGGCGTCAGCGCCTTGCGCTGGGCGGCGCGGTCCTTGCCGAGTTTGCGTTCGCGCAGGATGATCAGGATGCCTGCGGTCACGACCAGCGCCGCCCCTGCCAACATGGTGCCGCTGGGCACTTCGGCAAAGACGAAATACCCGATGCCGATGGCAAAGAGCATCGAGGCATATTCGAAAGGTGCGACGAGCGAGGCATCGGCCTCGCGGTAGCTTGATGTCAGCAGGATCTGCCCGATCCCGCCAAGGATGCCGCAGCCGACCAGAAGTGCTGCCTCTTGCGGGGTGGGGATGACCCAGCCGAAGGGCAGGGTGACGAGCGAGAGGCCAGATGCGGTGACCGAGAACCAGAAGACCACCGTCGCCGTACGTTCGGTCTGCACCAGTTTACGGACGAAGACCTGCGCCAGCGCCGCAAAGACCGCGCCGCCGAGAACAAGCATCGCGCCGAGAGCCTCGGTCTGGCCCGCGCCGTCGCGCAGCACGGTCAGGCGGGGCGAGAGGACGACGAGCACGCCGGTCAGTCCTAGTGCGACGCAAGAGATGCGGAAGGCGCGGACCTCTTCGTTCAGGAACATTGCGGCGAAGACCACGGTCAGCAGCGGGGCTGCGTAACCGATCGCCGTGACTTCGGGCAGCGGCAGATAGGCGAGGCCCGCAAAGCCGAGGCCCATCGCAACGGTCCCGGCGAAGCCGCGCCAGACATGGCCCAAGGGGTTTGCCGTGCGAAACCCGGTCGAAAGCTCGCGCCGCAGGGCAAGCCACGCGACGATCACGGGTATGGCGAAAAACGAGCGGAAGAACACCGCCTGCCCTGCCGGAACGTGCTGGGCTGTGGCCTTGATCATCGACGACATGACGATGAAAACAAGGACCGAGGCGATTTTCAGGGCGATGCCGCGCAGGGGGCGCATTGAGAGTCTCGCTTTGGGTGTTTTCTCTATAGGGCCTATCCCGCCGCGCCGATAGGGCTGGACCGGTTGGAGCACGCAGGTCATCCTGTGCGAAAATGGAGAAACCGCGATGCGACCAACCGCCCCTCTTGCCGACCGTATCGATCAGGGACGTGGCCTTGTGCCCGCCGATCTGGTGCTCAAGGGCGGGCGGGTGTTCGATCTGGTCACGGGCGAGCTGGTCGAGACCGATGTGGCGATTTGCGGCGATACGATCGTCGGTGTGTTCGGCGGCTACAGTGGGCAGCGCGAGGTCGATGTGTCGGGGCGCGTGCTGGTGGCGGGGTTCATCGACACGCATCTGCATATCGAAAGCTCGCTGGTCACGCCTTTCGAATTCGACCGCTGCGTCTTGCCGCGCGGCGTGACCACGGCGATCTGCGATCCGCATGAAATCGCCAATGTCTGCGGGCTGGACGGGATCAGGTATTTCCTCGATGCCTCGGAACGCACCTTGATGGACATCAGGGTGCAGTTGTCGTCCTGCGTGCCCTCGACCCATATGGAGACGGCGGGGGCGCGGCTGGAAGCGGCGGACCTGATCCCGCTGATGGATCATCCCCGGGTGATCGGGCTGGCCGAGTTCATGAATTTTCCCGGAGTGCTGCACAAGGATGCAGGGTGCATGGCCAAGCTTGAGGCATGGCAGGGCCGCCATATCGACGGGCACGCGCCGCTTTTGCGCGGCAACGACCTGAACGGCTATATCGCGGCCGGGATATGGACCGAGCACGAGGCGACGAGCGCCGGGGAGGCGCTGGAAAAACTGCGAAAGGGAATGCGGGTGCTTATCCGTGAAGGGTCGGTATCGAAAGACCTGCACGCGCTGGTGTCTTTGCTAACGGAACGCCACGCGCCCTATCTGTGCCTGTGCACCGATGACCGCAATCCTTTGGATATCGGCGAGCATGGGCATCTGGATTACATGATCCGCACGGCGATTGCGCTGGGGGCACCGCCCTTGGCGGTCTATCGCGCGGCCAGCCTTTCGGCGGCGGAAGCCTTCGGGCTGAAGGACCGGGGTTTGATCGCGCCGGGCAAGCGGGCGGATATCGTGGTGATCGACACGCTCGAAGGGTGCAATGCAAGCGCGGTCTTTGCGGGCGGGGTCGAGGTGACGGATGCGGCCTTTGCCGCACGCAAGACGATTGAGCCGGTGGCGCGCCATTCGGTCAAGGCGCAGCGGGTCGAGCCGCACCATTTTCGCTGCGGTGGCAACAGGGTCGAAACACCGGTGATTGGCATCTTGCCCGGCAAGATCATCACCGAGCATCTGACCCATGAGATCGCGCCGACCGATGGCGACAAGCGGCCGGACCTTGCGCGTGACCTGCTGCGGATCGCGGTGATCGAGCGGCACGGGGTGAACGGCAATATCGCAACGGGCTTTGTCAAAGGGTTCGGGTTGAAGCGCGGGGCGATTGCTTCGACCGTGTGCCATGACCATCACAACATCGCCGTGGTCGGGGCCGATTACGCCGACATGGCGCTGGCGGCGAACCGTCTGGGTGAAATCGAGGGCGGGTTCGTGGTGGTCGAGGGCGGGCGCGTGCTTGCCGAACTGGCGCTGCCGGTGGCGGGGCTGATGAGCCTCGAGCCGTTCGAGGTGGTGCGTGACGGGCTGGTCAAGCTGCGTGCGGCGGCGGCGGGCTTGGGCGTCGTGCTGGAGGAGCCGTTTTTGCAACTGGCCTTCCTTGCACTGCCGGTCATACCGCATCTCAAGATCACCGATTACGGCATGGTCGATGTGGACAGGTTCGAGGTTATCCCCTGACACGCAGGCGTGATCGCCCCCGACCAAAGGGGGTGATGCGAAACGGTCATGCATCCGGCATAGGGTAAGAGCCACGGATTGGGCGGCGCGGGCAGACGCGCCGCGAAGCTGAGCTGAAGGACGACGCCAGATGGCGAGAGGCAGATCGATCGCGAAACGGTTCCGCAAGGGGGTCAATGGACCGGTTCCCGAGGGGAAGAAGCGGTTTTCACAAATCCTCGACGCGATCGGGGCCGATGAACGGCGCGACCGCGTGTCGGTGTCCGACCTGATGCGGGCGATGGACGCGCGGGCAGTGGCGGCGCTGATCCTGCTTTTTGCCTTGCCCAACGTCATTCCGGCGCCACCCGGCACATCAGCGATCCTTGGCTTGCCGCTGCTCTACCTCACGGCGCAGATGATGCTGGGCAAACTGCCGTGGTTGCCGGCCTTTATCGCCGATAGGTCGATGCTACGCAGCGATTATGTGTCATTCGTCGGGCGGGTCACGCCGCTGCTCGCGCGGGCCGAACGGCTGCTGAAACCGCGCTTCCTGTTCCTGACTTCGGTCAATGCCGAGCGTGTGGTCGGTGGCTTTTGCCTGTTTCTGGCCGTGGTGCTGGCCTTGCCGATTCCCTTGGGCAACATGCTGCCTGCGCTGGCGATATCGCTGATGGCGCTGGGCGTGCTGGAGCGGGACGGCGTCTGGGTCGTGCTGGGGGCGGCGGTGGGCGTGGGGTCGCTGATGATCGTCTGGGGCGTCGTCTACGCGCTGACCAAGGCCGCGATCTTTGTGCTTATGAACGCGTTCTGACCAAAAGTGCCCCCGCAAGCCGGGCTTGGGGGGCAAGTGCGGGATGATCATGGGAGCATCCCGGGTCGTCAGGTGGCGCGGCCCGCTTTCGGGGGCCGCGCAAGCTGCGTCAGTTCGCGGCGAGCCAGGAATTGAAACGCTCGTTCAGTTCCGAGTCGTGATCGACCCAGAATTCGTAGGACGAGGCGAGCGCATTGGTCAGGTTTGCCGCCGCCGTGGGCATGTGCGGGGCCATTTCGGTCTTGCCATCGTTGAACAGGCCGACAAATTCGCCCGAGGATTTGCGCGCCGGGCCATAGCTGATCCATTTCGCCTGTTCGGCCAAGGGCTTGGTGCCGGTCGCATAGGCCAGATACTTCTTGGCCGCTTCGAGGTTCGGCGTGCCCTTCGGGATAACGAACATGTCGTATTCATAGACCTGACCATCCCAGATGACCTGAAACGGTTTGCCCTCGTTCACGGCCGCCGCGAAGATGCGACCGTTGTAGGCGGTGGTCATGGCCACTTCGCCATCGGCGAGCAGTTGCGGCGGTTGCGCGCCCGCTTCCCACCAGATCGTGTCGGCCTTGATCGTGTCGAGCTTGGCGAAGGCGCGGTCGACCCCTTCGGGCGTGTCGAGCGTTGCGTAAACCTCGGCTGCGGGGACGCCATCGGCCATCAACGCCATTTCGAGGTTGGCTTTCGCGCCCTTCCTCATGCCGCGCTTGCCGGGGAATTTCTCGGTGTCGAAGAAATCGGCGATGCCGGTCGGGGCGGTGGGGAATTTGGTGGTGTCATAGGCGAAGACGGTCGAGAAGACGATGTTTGCAACGCCACAATCTGTCAGCGCGCCGGGCAGGAAATCTTCGGCGGCGGGCGTGCCATCGGGGGCTGCGGGCAGCGCGGAATGGTCGATGGTTTCGAGAAGCCCTTCGTCGCACATCCGCACGGCATCGGCATATTCGACATCGGCGATATCGATGGTGACGTTCTTGGCCTCGACCATCGCCTTGACCGGGGTGGCGGGGTTGTCGGCGTCGACCATGTTGACGGTCACGCCGGTTTCGGCGGTGTAGGGCTTGTTGTAGCCTTCGATCTGGCTGGTGGCATAGGCGCCGCCCCATGACATCAGCGTCACTTCCTCGGCCTGCGCGGCAAGCGACAGGCTGGACAGGGCTGTGGTCAGGACGATCAGTTTCTTGATGGACATATGGTTGCTCCCCTGAAGCGGTGATGACGAGACCTGAACGGCCTACTGATTCCGCAGACAGAGTTTGGAGCGGCGGCAGTGGAGGGCAGAGCATTGCACGCGCCCTGCGCCCTGCATTCATGCATAGTGCCTGCCATTAAGCCGGAATCGAAGCCAAGCGCACAACTTTTCCGCGAAACTTGGCTTCGCGGCAAACGGTCAGTGCAGGTCGAGCTTGGGCAGGCTGTGCGTGCTTTGGCGGTAGCGGCGCTCGGGCAGGGGCGAGTGAATCACCTGTACGTCGACGTTGTGCAACGCCTCGTAGGAGGCCGTAATGCGGGCAGAGGCGGGAAAGCCGGGCGCTTCGTCGACGAATTCGAACATCGCGCCGAAGGGCACACCGGGAAACGCGGGCACATCATAGCTGATGACGATCCGGACATAGACGTGCATCGAACAAGCCCTTTGCAAAGAAACCTTTTGCCGCTGGTCTTGACAGTCTAGGGCGCGTCGATGCTGCGCGCGATACGGCCAAAGGGCAGGCCGGGGTGTGCTTTCGACAGAGTGTCGCTGCGGCAGGGAAGGGTGGCAAGGGATCGCTTGGCGGGAAAATGCGTGTTGCAGGCGGGAAGGGCGCCACTTATCTTTCAGCTTGTTTTAAGGGAGTTGCTGATGGGTAGCGGCACGAGGCTTGCGGATGATCGTCCCGGGACGATCGTTTTCGGCACGTTGCTGTTGCCATGATGGCATTGGTTATATGAATTTGAAATCAGTGTTCTCCTTTCGTCGGGGCATGGCCGCAGGCGTGGCAGAGCCGTCCCAACCGGCGCAAGAGCTTACACCCTCCCACCTGATCAAGCGCGTCTTGCGCGAGAACGTCGGCAAGCAGCGGTGGCTTTATGCCGTGGCGATCTGCGCGATGGTTCTGGTTGCGGCCACCACCTCGGCAACGGCATGGATCATGGAGGCGATCTTCGACGTGCTTTCGGGCGCGACGGGGGCGCATGATCCCTTTGCCGTGTCCGTCGTCGTGCTGCTGATCTTTGCGATGAAGGGCATCGCCGGATATGTCCAGCAGGTCGCGCTAAGCCATGCGGGGAACCGCGTCGTCTCGCGCATCCAGAACAAGGTTTATACCAAGCTTCTGCGTCAGGACGCCGGATGGTTCGACGTGACCGAGTCTTCCACCATCATGATCTATGTGACGCACGGCGCCCAATCGGCGCGGCAGGTCATCGATATCGTCGTCACCTCGGCGACGCGCGATCTGTTGACGCTGATCGGGCTGGTGGCCGTCATGGTCTGGCAGAATGCACTGCTGTCGCTGGTCTTCCTGTTCATCCTTCCGGTGGCGCTGCTTGGGGTGCGGGCAGTGCTGGGGCAGGTCCGCAAGATCGCTGCTGCGGAACTCGGGTCTTTGGCCGAAATCACCAAGATCGTCGCCGAAACGTCGGCAGGGTTGCGGGTGGTCCGCAGTTTCGGTCTGGAGCGCATCCTTTCGCTGCGGATGAGCAAGGCCGTCAGGGATGTCGAAAAACGCTCGAATGCCATCGTGCGGCTGGAAAGCATCACTGTGCCGATGATGGATATCCTTGCAGGGGCGGCAATCGGGGCGGTCATTCTGGTCAACACACTGGGCGCCCAAACCGAAACGCCGGCGACGGCGGGCGAGGTCATGTCGTTCATAACCGCGCTTCTGATGGCCTATGAACCGGCAAAGCGGCTGTCGCGGGTGCGTGTCACACTCGAGGCGGCCTTTATCGGGGTGCGGTTGATGTTTTCGATTCTCGACCGGCCCGATGCGATTGCCGATGCGCCGGATGCGACCGGATTGGTGGTCACAGAGGGCAGCGTTGCGCTGCGCGGGGTGACTTTCCATTACGCTGCGAAACCGGTGCTGGACGGTCTTACGCTGGTTTTCCCGGCGGGCAAGGTGACTGCCATCGTCGGGCCCTCGGGCGGGGGGAAGTCTACGATCATGAGCCTGCTCTTGCGGCTTTACGATCCGCAAGCGGGATCGGTCGAGATCGACGGAACCGATCTGCGGGGTGTCACCCGCGGCTCGTTGCGGGCGAACCTGTCCTATGCGGGCCAGAACACCTTTCTTTTCTCGGCCAGCGTGCGCGACAACATCCGCATGGGGCGCGAGAACGCGACCAATGAAGAGGTCGAAGCTGCAGCCGCCAAGGCGCAGGCGCATGATTTCATCATGGCCCTGCCGCAGGGTTACGACACGCAGGTCGGGGAAAACGGAGCCTTCCTGTCGGGCGGGCAGCGGCAGCGTCTGTCGCTGGCGCGGGCGATGCTGAGGGATGCGCCGATCCTCTTGCTGGACGAGGCGACGAGCGCGCTCGACAACCACTCGGAGCGTCTGGTGCGCGATGCCATCGCAGCGACAACGGCAAGCCGGACCACAATCGTCATCGCGCACCGGCTTTCGTCGGTGCTGGTGGCGGACGAGGTCATGTATATCGAGGGCGGGCGTCTGGTCGAGCAGGGGCCGATCCAGCAGTTGCTTGCGGGCGACACGCGCTTTGCGCGACTGTTCCGGTCGGAACTCGATGGCGCGACGCCGGAACCGGATATTCTGGATGTCGCTTCGTGACCGGCGGTATCATCCGGGAACGCGTGAAACTTTACATTCGAACCGAACAAATTTAGGCATTGGAGAGACGGATGGGGTGTTTCGAAAGACACTGGTTTTCGGGCATCGCCAATCGCGGCAAAGACGGCAATCCATGCCGGACGTTCCGCGTGACCGGTTAATGAGTGAACGTTTTATGGAGTCCGCGCGGTCATGAGTGAAAAGAGACACACCTACGAGTACGAGATCGACAGGGACTCCGACACCGCACCCGCGCGTGTTTTGTCGATGGTCAAGCCGGGCAGCAAGGTTCTGGAAATCGGCGCGGGACCTGGGTCTATCACCCGGGTTCTGGTGAACGAAAAGAAGTGCACGGTCGTCGCACTCGAGGTCGAAGAGACCGCGCTGGAAAAGCTGCGCCAGATTTGCGGGACGGTCTATGCGTCGGACTTGAACAAGCTGGGCTGGAGTGCCGAGATCGAGGCCGCGCATGGCAAGTTCGACTATGTCATTGCCGCCGATGTGCTGGAGCATGTCTACAACCCCTCGGGCGTGCTTTCGGAAATGCGCGACCTGCTGAACGACACCGGGTCGGTCATCCTGTCCTTGCCGCATGGCGGGCATTGTGCAGTGCTGGGCTGTCTGGTGGACGAGGATTTCGAATATCGCGACTGGGGTCTTCTGGACCGGACGCATGTGCGCTTTTTCGGGATCAAGAACGTGCAAGAGCTTTATCGCGGGCAGGGGATGGCCATCGAAGAAGCGCAGTTCGTGGTCCGCACGCCCGAGATGACCGAATTCGTCGCTCGTTGGAAGCGGCTGCCCCAAGACGTGCGCGATGCCTTGCGGCGTAACCGCTTTGCCGATGTGTATCAGGTGGTAAGCCGTGCGCGGCCTGTTTTGAAGGTGGCCGCGCCGGTCGATCTGATGGAACAGACCGTGCCGCCGACCGCGCCCGCGATCGGGGATTACTGGGTTTCGGTCATGTCGGGGTTGCCGGTCGATCCGGCGCGCGACCTGCGGACGACCATCGTCGACTTTACGCCGCCTGCGCCTCCGCGCCGCAAACGGTTTCGCGGGTTGCGCCGGCTTTTTGCCAAGCTGCGGCTCAAGGTGAGTGGCTGAGCATGGGACAGGATGTCAAGGCGATTGCCTATTTTCTTACCCAGTTCCATCCGTTCCCCGAGAATGACGCATGGTGGGGCAAGGGTTTTACCGAATGGACCAATTCGTCCAAGGCCAAGCCGCTTTTCAAGGGGCATTATCAGCCGCATTTTCCGGCTGATCTGGGATACTACGACCTGCGGCTGAAAGAGACGCGGCACGAACAGATCAAACTGGCCAAGCAATACGGAATTCACGGGTTTTGCTATTACTACTACTGGTTTTCGGGCAAACGACTGCTTGAACAACCGCTCGATGCGATGTTCGACGACCCCGAGTCGGATTTTCCCTATTGCCTGTGCTGGGCCAATGAAAACTGGACGCGACGCTGGGATGCCGGATCGACCGAGATATTGATGGAGCAGAAATATCTGCCCATCGACGACACGCTGTTTATCGAGTCGATCGCCAAATACCTTGCCGACCCGCGCTATATCCGCTTCGAGGGAAAGCCGCTGCTGATCGTATATCGGCCGCAGCAGATGCCCGATGCCAAGCGCAGCGTGGCAGTCTGGCGCGAATATTGCCGCAAGGCGGGGATCGGCGAGATCCATGTCCGCGCCGCCCTGACGCATCGCAACCACACCTACAAGCAGTTCGATTTCGACGGGTCGGTAGAGTTTCCACCCCATAGCATGAACTGCGAGAACCTGTCGTCGCAGATCAGCTTTCACGGCCACTTCACCGGATATTGCCCCGATTACAAGGACGTGGCCGAGCAGTATCTGGAATACAGGTACGGCGAGACTGCGCTCGGGTTCCGGTCGGTTTTTCCGTCATGGGACAATACGGCGCGGATGGGTGATCGGGCGACGACGATCCTGAACGGGACGCCGGAAAACTATGAATACTGGCTGAAGCGGGCGGTCGAGGCGAGCCAGCGGGATTTTCCCGACCGCGAAAAGTTCGTGTTCATCAACGCATGGAACGAATGGGCCGAAGGCGCGCATCTGGAACCGGATCAGAAATACGGCCACAGGTTCCTCGAAGCGACAGCACGGGTGCTGCGCGGGGAATCGACCGTGTCGGGCTGGACGCACGTCGGGGTGCAAGATGACATGCGCCCCACGCCGGCCGAGGTCGAGGCGGTGGTTTACGTCCAATCGCAAAGCCGCAAGAAAAGCAAACTGAGCCGCGCCTTCCGCAAGCTGCGCGATACGCTGAACGGGCGCCGTTTCCGCTAGGTTTACGTGCCCGAGGTTCGAGTGAAATCCCGCCGCGCGGTTGACCGCGCGGCGGGGTTTCCATTGGAAGCCGTAGTTTTACTGGTCCATGTAGATGTGTTTTTCGGCCTTTGCGCCGGGATGGGTCACGGCACCCCAGCGGGCGCCACCGACGAGTTTGGCGAATTTCCAGATTGCGCCGGTTGCATATTGCGTGGGGCGGGGGCCTGACCATGCGACATGTCGGGTGGCGAGTTCACCGTCGCCCAGTGCGACCGAGATTTCCCCTTTGATCGCGTCGATGGTAACAAGATCACCGTTTCGCAACAGGGCGATGGGGCCGCCGTGGGCGGCTTCGGGGCCGACATGGCCGACGCAGAAGCCGCGCGTTGCACCCGAGAAGCGGCCATCGGTGATGAGTGCCACCTTCTTGCCCATGCCTTGGCCCGAAATGGCGGCGGTGGTTGCCAGCATCTCGCGCATGCCAGGGCCGCCTGCGGGGCCTTCGTTGCGGATGACGATGACTTCGCCTGCCTCGTAGGCGCGGGCGCGGACGGCTTCGAACGCCTCTTCTTCCGACTCGAAGACGCGGGCGGGGCCGGTGAAGACCTGCTCTTCTTCGGTCATTCCGGCGACCTTGACGATGGCGCCATCAGGGGCAAGGTTGCCGCGCAAACCGACGACGCCGCCGGTTGCGGTCAACGGCGTGGCGGCGGGGTAGATCACGCGGCCATCGGCATCGCCGCGGATGTCGTCAAGCTCTTCGCCCAAGGTGCGGCACGAGGCGGTGATGCAGTCTTCGTGCAAGAGGCCGAGTTTGCGCAATTCCTTGAGCACGACGGGGACGCCGCCCACTTCGTAAAGGTCTTTGGCCACGTATTTCCCGCCGGGGCGCAGGTCGCAGAAATAGGGCGTGTCGCGCATGATGTCGGTCACGTCGAAAAGGTCGAAGTCGATCCCCGCCTCGTGCGCGATTGCCGGAAGGTGCAGGGCGGCGTTGGTGCTTCCGCCGGTGCAGGCGACGATGCGCGCGGCGTTTTCAAGGCTTTTGCGGGTGACGATGTCGCGGGCGCGGATGTTCTTTTCGATCAGGCGCAGCACGGCCTCGCCCGAGGTGCGGCCGTAATGGTCGCGGCTTTCGTAAGGGGCGGGTGCGCCTGACGAATTCAGCAGCGCAAGACCCATCGCCTCGGAGACGCAGGCCATGGTGTTGGCGGTGTATTGCGCGCCGCAAGCGCCCGCGCCGGGGCAGGCAACACGTTCGAGGATGGCAAGTTCGGCATCGGACAGGTTGCCCGCCTGATGCTTGCCCACGGCTTCGAACACGTCCTGCACGGTGACGTCTTCGCCATGCAGGCGACCCGGCAGGATGGAGCCTCCGTAGATGAAGACCGAAGGCACATTCAGGCGGACCATCGCCATCATCATGCCCGGCAGGCTTTTGTCGCAGCCCGCCAGCCCTACAAGCGCGTCGTAGCAATGGCCGCGCATCGTCAATTCGACCGTATCGGCGATGGCATCGCGCGAGGCGAGCGAGGAGCGCATGCCCTCGTGCCCCATGGCGATGCCGTCGGTTACGGTGATGGTGGTGAATTCGCGCGGCGTGCCGCCTGCAGCTTTCACCCCCGCCTTTACCGCCTGCGCCTGCCGGTTCAGTGTGATGTTGCAGGGCGCGGCCTCGTTCCAGCAGGTGGCGACGCCGACCCATGGCTGATGGATCTCCTCCTCGGTCAGGCCCATGGCGTAGAAATAGCTGCGATGCGGGGCGCGTGCGGGGCCTTCGGTGACGTGGCGGCTCGGCAGGCGGGATTTGTCGATGCGTGCGGTCATATGGTCCTCTTTATGGGTTGCAAGCGGGGCAATGGGCGGGATCGGCTTGGCCGCTGCGGGGCTTGCGGGTAAGGAAGCCACATGCTGTGCAGCAAAGAAGATCGGCGGCGACAAGGCCTGTCGGAGTGCCGCAATCGCCGCAGGGCAGGCCGGGTTCGTTGCCGGTGCGGCCGAAGCCTGCGGCGGTGCAATCGGGGCAGGGGGTGGCAAGGCGGGCGGCGAGGCGTCGCGCAAGGCCTTCGATCACGGCCATCCGATGCGGGTTCATATGGGCGCGCATGTCGGTTTGCAGAAAGGCGCGGCCAGAGGTGGCATAGGCAAGGGCCATCGCCTCGGCCAGTGCCTGCGGATCGCGCAGACCTTTCGCGACGGGCACTGCGCCCATGGTCGGGGCGACGATGACCGCCGTGGCGGGAAAGCCGATACGGGTCAGGAAGCTTTCGGCCTCGGGCAGGGTGTGGGCGTGGCACTGGTCGTAGTTGGTGGCCGGATCGGTGACATGTTCGACGATTTCCCGCCCGCTTCCGGTGTCGAGCCAGAGCAGGATTTCCTGACCGAGGGGCAGGAAGGGCATGTGGGGATGCGGACCGTAAGAGCCTTCGCTGGCGATGGCGACAGGCAGGCCGGTCGCTTCGGCGGCGGCGCGGGCCTTGGCTCGGGCGGCGTCGAGCATCGTGCCCGTGCGTGCCACTTCGCTGGAGAATGTGCCGAAGCGGTCGGTGTCGATATCGGCACGGGTCAGGGCGATGCCAAGCGCCGCAAGCGGTAGCGCGACTGCCGTCTCTTTGCCGTGCATCGTTCCCAG
Protein-coding sequences here:
- a CDS encoding DUF6671 family protein, whose translation is MALPRRVALGTMHGKETAVALPLAALGIALTRADIDTDRFGTFSSEVARTGTMLDAARAKARAAAEATGLPVAIASEGSYGPHPHMPFLPLGQEILLWLDTGSGREIVEHVTDPATNYDQCHAHTLPEAESFLTRIGFPATAVIVAPTMGAVPVAKGLRDPQALAEAMALAYATSGRAFLQTDMRAHMNPHRMAVIEGLARRLAARLATPCPDCTAAGFGRTGNEPGLPCGDCGTPTGLVAADLLCCTACGFLTRKPRSGQADPAHCPACNP
- the ilvD gene encoding dihydroxy-acid dehydratase, with the protein product MTARIDKSRLPSRHVTEGPARAPHRSYFYAMGLTEEEIHQPWVGVATCWNEAAPCNITLNRQAQAVKAGVKAAGGTPREFTTITVTDGIAMGHEGMRSSLASRDAIADTVELTMRGHCYDALVGLAGCDKSLPGMMMAMVRLNVPSVFIYGGSILPGRLHGEDVTVQDVFEAVGKHQAGNLSDAELAILERVACPGAGACGAQYTANTMACVSEAMGLALLNSSGAPAPYESRDHYGRTSGEAVLRLIEKNIRARDIVTRKSLENAARIVACTGGSTNAALHLPAIAHEAGIDFDLFDVTDIMRDTPYFCDLRPGGKYVAKDLYEVGGVPVVLKELRKLGLLHEDCITASCRTLGEELDDIRGDADGRVIYPAATPLTATGGVVGLRGNLAPDGAIVKVAGMTEEEQVFTGPARVFESEEEAFEAVRARAYEAGEVIVIRNEGPAGGPGMREMLATTAAISGQGMGKKVALITDGRFSGATRGFCVGHVGPEAAHGGPIALLRNGDLVTIDAIKGEISVALGDGELATRHVAWSGPRPTQYATGAIWKFAKLVGGARWGAVTHPGAKAEKHIYMDQ